One window from the genome of Sphingomicrobium arenosum encodes:
- a CDS encoding class I SAM-dependent methyltransferase, with product MMRLMIAGAAGLAAMGLGACANSGGLGQTIGQAVLADLIRDAVGLGLRDDNFVARDQYRHPVETLSFFEVRPTDTVVEIWPGGGYYTQILAPYLSNGGTYYAVASERGLGGVRGFVDANPTYAASVNYAAYPWQEGQVRVPAGSADKVLTFRNVHNWMTSDTITGATAFAEMYEMLKPGGVLGVVEHRLPESAPAEREGGSGYMKTSTVIALAQAAGFEYVGASEINANPKDTADWEKGVWTLPPVLTLGDEDRDRYLAIGESDRMTLKFRKPM from the coding sequence ATGATGCGTTTGATGATTGCAGGAGCGGCGGGATTGGCCGCCATGGGGCTTGGCGCCTGCGCGAACAGCGGCGGGCTTGGCCAGACGATCGGGCAGGCGGTGCTCGCCGACCTCATTCGCGATGCCGTCGGCTTGGGCCTTCGCGACGACAATTTCGTGGCGCGCGATCAATATCGCCACCCGGTCGAGACGCTGAGCTTCTTCGAGGTGCGCCCGACCGACACGGTCGTCGAAATCTGGCCGGGCGGTGGATACTATACGCAGATCCTCGCGCCCTACCTGTCGAATGGCGGCACCTATTATGCGGTGGCGAGCGAGCGCGGTTTGGGTGGCGTGCGCGGCTTCGTCGACGCCAATCCCACCTATGCCGCAAGCGTCAATTATGCCGCTTATCCGTGGCAAGAGGGCCAGGTGAGAGTGCCCGCCGGATCGGCTGACAAGGTGCTGACGTTCCGCAACGTGCACAATTGGATGACGAGCGACACGATCACCGGCGCAACGGCCTTTGCAGAAATGTACGAGATGCTCAAACCCGGTGGCGTGCTCGGCGTGGTCGAACATCGCCTGCCCGAGAGTGCGCCTGCCGAACGCGAAGGCGGGTCGGGCTATATGAAGACCTCGACCGTGATCGCGCTGGCGCAGGCCGCAGGCTTCGAATATGTCGGCGCGAGCGAAATCAATGCCAATCCCAAAGACACCGCCGATTGGGAAAAAGGCGTGTGGACCCTGCCCCCGGTGCTGACCTTGGGCGACGAGGATCGCGACCGCTATCTCGCCATCGGCGAGAGCGATCGCATGACGCTGAAGTTCAGGAAGCCGATGTAG